From one Poseidonibacter antarcticus genomic stretch:
- a CDS encoding PLP-dependent aminotransferase family protein: protein MIYKLINSSVPLYIQLYTQMKVEIEKNLSAGSKLPSIRKMAQDYQISKNTVESAYSQLFAEGYIESRPQSGYFVSSDIKNYLPLTKTIKQTALPKIPHLLYNFYPAQLHNNNFPTKLWSSLHNKIMKDKIDFGSYPDKQGEFTLRLQISKYLSHNRGVQCNPEQIIVSSGFADSMFIIATLLKSFTTQLAIEFPGYTVVRQVFKNLGYSIENIAIDSNGIRLENIEKSHCKLLYVTPSHQYPTGVTIPISNRFKLIQWATKNNAYIIEDDYDSELSYNNRPIPALQGINDNHCVIYSGTFSKSLSPALRVSYLVLPTKLLSIYKKIFTYPFSGVSIDTQKTLELFIKEGYWEKHIRKTRMLNKKKHDIMKKSLLFYLDTKIKILREGSGLSLVIIPTVNINWKKLQELANDKKIKLYYIHYDSTATFDALCMGFGGFLDEEIPNAIEAFSEIFLEVIQ from the coding sequence ATTATCTATAAACTTATCAATTCATCAGTACCTTTATACATCCAATTATATACTCAAATGAAAGTTGAAATCGAAAAAAATTTATCCGCAGGATCAAAACTTCCTTCTATACGAAAGATGGCTCAAGATTATCAAATAAGTAAGAATACAGTAGAGTCAGCATACAGCCAATTATTTGCAGAAGGGTATATTGAAAGTCGTCCACAAAGTGGCTATTTTGTAAGTAGCGATATAAAAAATTATTTACCACTTACAAAAACAATAAAGCAAACTGCTTTACCAAAGATACCCCATTTATTATATAATTTTTATCCAGCACAATTGCATAATAATAATTTCCCAACTAAACTATGGTCTAGCTTACACAATAAGATTATGAAAGACAAAATTGATTTTGGAAGCTATCCTGATAAACAAGGAGAATTCACACTAAGACTACAAATATCAAAATATTTAAGCCACAATCGAGGAGTACAATGTAATCCAGAACAAATCATAGTATCTAGTGGCTTTGCAGATTCTATGTTTATTATTGCAACTCTTTTAAAATCTTTTACAACTCAACTAGCCATTGAATTTCCAGGATATACCGTAGTCAGACAAGTGTTTAAAAATCTTGGTTATTCAATTGAAAATATAGCTATTGATTCAAATGGAATTCGTTTAGAAAATATAGAAAAAAGTCACTGCAAACTTTTATATGTTACACCATCACACCAATACCCAACAGGTGTAACTATCCCTATTTCAAACCGTTTTAAACTTATTCAATGGGCAACTAAAAACAATGCCTATATTATAGAAGATGACTATGATAGTGAATTAAGTTATAATAATCGTCCCATTCCAGCACTTCAGGGAATTAATGATAATCATTGTGTTATATATTCAGGGACCTTTTCAAAATCTCTCTCCCCTGCACTTAGAGTAAGTTATCTGGTCTTGCCCACAAAGTTACTATCAATATATAAAAAGATTTTCACTTATCCCTTTTCTGGGGTATCTATTGATACACAAAAAACACTTGAACTTTTTATAAAAGAGGGATATTGGGAAAAGCATATTCGTAAAACTCGAATGTTAAATAAAAAGAAACATGATATTATGAAAAAATCTTTATTATTTTATTTAGATACTAAAATTAAAATATTAAGAGAAGGAAGTGGACTCTCACTAGTTATTATCCCTACAGTAAACATAAATTGGAAAAAACTTCAAGAGCTAGCAAATGACAAAAAAATAAAACTTTATTATATTCATTATGATTCTACTGCCACATTTGATGCTCTATGTATGGGATTTGGAGGATTCTTAGATGAAGAGATACCAAATGCTATAGAAGCTTTTTCAGAAATATTTTTAGAAGTTATACAATAA
- a CDS encoding type II secretion system F family protein, whose product MKKYKISYQSNIGIETIIIETEDISKEKLPTNILSIKEIKDFNLAELFQNKKVIKEKDLINIFYELNLMLSSNITLSDSLNILIKNRKDKNILAFLNTLKNSLTSSKKISEELKIYKINYLVGSFFDISQENGNIAANVKALYELLKESSEIKKNFLKSITYPIILLISFFFSLISIFYFVIPKFKLIFEQTKAELPLATKILLNVQYLFENYLVLILIIMSLICFSIFLFYKKDEKFQYFIHKILVRNIYIIKDVYLNMQLYKFFLLLDIMLKSKYEFHKSLISTKVLIKNKYLLDKISLIDNLLQNGKTINFSFSKADIFDDIVLNLINTGEISNSLDITVAEIKKIYKNRFNEKINLLTSIIEPFFLLGIMSLILWIVLAVFVPIWDMGNLIKG is encoded by the coding sequence ATGAAAAAGTATAAAATCAGTTATCAAAGTAATATTGGAATTGAAACTATAATAATTGAAACAGAAGATATTTCAAAAGAAAAATTACCTACAAATATATTAAGTATAAAAGAGATAAAAGATTTTAATTTAGCTGAGTTATTTCAAAATAAAAAAGTAATAAAAGAAAAAGATTTAATCAATATTTTTTATGAATTAAATCTTATGTTATCTTCAAATATTACACTTTCTGATAGCTTAAATATACTAATTAAAAATAGAAAAGATAAAAATATTTTAGCTTTTCTTAACACTTTAAAAAACTCTTTAACAAGTAGCAAAAAGATTTCAGAAGAATTAAAAATATATAAAATCAATTATTTAGTAGGTTCTTTTTTTGATATATCTCAAGAAAATGGAAATATTGCAGCAAATGTAAAAGCATTATATGAATTATTAAAAGAATCAAGTGAAATAAAGAAGAACTTTTTAAAATCAATTACTTATCCAATAATTTTATTAATAAGCTTTTTCTTTTCGCTTATTTCAATTTTTTATTTTGTAATACCAAAGTTCAAACTAATTTTTGAACAAACAAAAGCAGAATTACCTTTGGCTACAAAAATTTTATTAAATGTACAATATTTATTTGAAAACTACTTGGTACTTATTTTAATTATAATGTCACTTATTTGTTTCAGTATTTTTTTATTTTACAAAAAAGATGAAAAATTTCAATATTTTATTCATAAGATTTTAGTCAGAAATATTTATATAATAAAAGATGTTTATCTAAATATGCAACTTTACAAATTCTTTTTACTTTTAGATATTATGCTTAAATCAAAGTATGAATTTCATAAGTCTTTAATCTCAACAAAAGTTTTAATAAAAAATAAATACCTTTTAGATAAAATATCGCTTATTGATAATTTACTACAAAATGGTAAAACTATTAATTTCTCTTTTTCAAAAGCAGATATATTTGATGACATAGTTTTAAATTTAATTAATACTGGTGAAATATCAAATTCATTAGATATTACAGTTGCTGAAATAAAGAAAATATATAAAAATAGATTTAATGAAAAAATTAATTTATTAACATCGATAATTGAGCCATTTTTTTTACTTGGTATTATGAGTTTAATTCTGTGGATAGTTCTTGCAGTTTTTGTACCAATTTGGGATATGGGAAATTTGATAAAAGGTTAA
- a CDS encoding MOSC domain-containing protein — translation MKTTIAKVLFIKIGKVTTTKLENSKRKEMLSGIKKQPVSKAFLTKVGFLGDKQADLLHHGGENKALFMFSQQTYEEINKQCKTSFEIDGVAHFGENIILSNISENDICIGDIYSIGESKIQITQPRQACWKLSANTNKNEMTKFIFESGLTGWYAKVLKEGSISKNDEMKFIKREESDLSIKILNKLIVNPSLNINLAKKAIESEFLGKPFKESLGKRYKLKEKDKQFEIYHT, via the coding sequence TTGAAAACAACAATAGCAAAAGTATTATTTATTAAAATAGGGAAAGTCACAACAACAAAGCTAGAAAATAGTAAAAGAAAAGAGATGCTTTCTGGAATAAAAAAACAGCCAGTGTCAAAAGCATTTCTTACAAAAGTAGGTTTTCTAGGAGATAAACAAGCTGATTTATTACATCATGGAGGAGAGAATAAGGCACTTTTCATGTTTTCCCAACAAACTTATGAGGAGATAAATAAACAGTGTAAAACTTCATTTGAAATTGATGGTGTTGCACATTTTGGAGAAAATATTATTCTCTCAAATATTTCAGAAAATGATATTTGTATCGGAGATATTTATAGTATTGGAGAATCAAAAATACAAATAACACAGCCAAGACAAGCATGTTGGAAACTAAGTGCAAACACAAATAAAAATGAGATGACAAAATTTATTTTTGAAAGTGGTTTAACTGGTTGGTATGCAAAGGTTTTAAAAGAGGGAAGTATTTCAAAAAATGATGAAATGAAATTTATAAAAAGAGAAGAATCTGACTTATCAATAAAGATTTTAAATAAGTTGATTGTAAACCCAAGTTTAAATATAAATTTAGCAAAAAAAGCTATTGAATCAGAGTTTCTAGGGAAACCTTTTAAAGAGTCTTTGGGAAAAAGATATAAATTAAAAGAAAAAGATAAACAATTTGAAATCTATCATACTTAA
- a CDS encoding GspE/PulE family protein, with protein MNNILIDYNLFTIYGKEYFLKHKIVPIKEDDISLDLLVCKESKLTNINNDFNKVLKFKEIEINDLLFLLSFIDIKINLYELAKNSISKINSNDLFVEKFLKVIVNLCIETRASDIHIEKYSKLVLFRFRVDGKLKIFFTFNIELLKVLSSHIKLISNLDITQTRLPQDSRFSININNDIYDFRVSTMPTIDSESIVIRILDKKNINKSIEDLGLSTNVFSILKDALKLTQGLILITGPTGAGKTTTLYSILQELNSNEKKIITVEDPIEYKIDSISQIAVNTKVGLSFELILRNILRQDPDIIFIGEIRDKFSLDMALQASLTGHLVLASIHSNNAVETISRLMDLNADPFLISSTLKLVLAQRLVLNYCKFCDAKGCEKCNYTKYYDRSCLAEVLSIDENISSMIFKKEDINEIKKYLKSINFKTMIDDGKQKVSLNITSIEEVFKAVNY; from the coding sequence ATGAATAATATACTTATTGATTATAATTTATTTACAATATATGGTAAAGAATATTTTTTAAAGCATAAGATTGTACCTATAAAAGAAGATGATATCTCTTTAGACTTATTAGTGTGTAAAGAATCAAAATTAACAAATATAAATAATGATTTTAACAAAGTGTTAAAATTTAAAGAAATAGAAATTAATGATTTATTATTTTTATTGAGTTTTATAGATATAAAAATAAATTTGTATGAACTTGCCAAAAATTCAATAAGTAAGATTAATAGTAATGATCTATTTGTAGAAAAGTTTTTAAAAGTAATAGTAAATTTATGTATTGAAACAAGAGCAAGTGATATCCACATAGAGAAATACTCTAAGTTAGTATTATTTAGGTTTAGAGTAGATGGAAAACTTAAAATATTTTTTACTTTTAATATAGAATTATTAAAAGTACTATCTTCTCATATCAAACTTATTTCAAATCTAGATATTACACAAACAAGATTGCCTCAAGATTCTAGATTTTCAATTAATATTAATAATGATATTTATGACTTTAGAGTTTCAACAATGCCAACAATTGATTCTGAATCAATTGTTATTAGAATATTGGATAAAAAGAATATTAATAAATCAATAGAAGATTTAGGCTTATCAACAAATGTATTTTCAATATTAAAAGATGCTTTGAAATTAACGCAAGGCTTAATTCTTATAACAGGACCAACGGGTGCTGGTAAAACAACAACTTTATATTCAATATTACAAGAATTAAACTCAAATGAAAAGAAAATTATAACAGTTGAAGATCCAATAGAATATAAAATTGATTCAATATCACAAATTGCAGTTAATACAAAAGTAGGGCTTAGTTTTGAACTGATTTTAAGAAATATTCTAAGACAAGATCCTGATATTATATTCATAGGTGAAATACGAGATAAGTTTTCTTTAGATATGGCTTTACAAGCTTCTTTAACTGGGCACTTAGTATTAGCTAGTATTCATTCAAATAATGCAGTAGAAACAATCTCACGGCTTATGGATTTAAATGCAGACCCTTTTTTGATTTCATCTACATTAAAATTAGTACTTGCACAAAGACTTGTTTTAAATTATTGTAAGTTTTGTGATGCTAAAGGATGTGAAAAGTGTAATTATACAAAATATTATGATAGATCTTGTCTTGCTGAGGTCTTAAGCATAGATGAAAATATCTCATCAATGATATTTAAAAAAGAAGATATAAATGAAATTAAAAAATATTTAAAAAGTATAAATTTTAAAACTATGATTGATGATGGAAAGCAAAAAGTTTCACTAAATATTACATCTATTGAAGAAGTATTTAAAGCAGTGAATTACTAA
- the mgtE gene encoding magnesium transporter, translated as MPQDVIIKDPNKLLEELEALHPSDIANSLKKIEKDSEDDFFFVLKKLPDEILGEVLLELPDNLRDDAYAELSSEQLTDALDELESDDQTDIIQELEEHNEKKAKEVFDGLEVEDQKEIHWLKTYEEDQAGSYMQTELFSANLKETIKESLDRLTQGKASDELENIHQVYIVNDDKKLIASILLEDLIIIDFKKTYEEVLSEYDENKFKAFDVQDKDDIDNVAKIFEKYDLNVVAVTGYQGMLMGRITSDDILDVIEDNATEQMYQLAGVDHDFENDDNLFSTAKKRAMWLCLNLCTAILASLVIGIFDETIQSYVALAILMPIVASMGGNAGTQTLAVMVRQLALGDIELDNAKDAVKKEVIVSLFNGLLFAILMGIIAWIWFDEKLLGLVIGISMILNLFSAGFFGASIPLVLKKFDIDPAVGSTVLLTTVTDIVGFFSFLMLAKVILL; from the coding sequence ATGCCTCAAGATGTAATAATAAAAGACCCTAATAAACTTTTAGAAGAACTTGAGGCTCTACATCCAAGTGATATAGCTAATAGTCTTAAAAAAATTGAAAAAGACAGTGAAGATGACTTTTTCTTTGTTCTTAAAAAACTTCCTGATGAAATATTAGGAGAAGTACTACTTGAATTACCTGATAATTTAAGAGATGATGCCTATGCTGAACTTTCAAGTGAACAATTAACAGATGCCCTTGACGAACTAGAATCTGATGACCAAACAGATATTATTCAAGAACTCGAAGAACATAATGAAAAAAAAGCTAAAGAAGTTTTTGATGGTCTTGAAGTTGAAGATCAAAAAGAGATTCATTGGCTTAAAACATATGAAGAAGATCAAGCTGGTTCATATATGCAAACCGAGCTTTTCTCAGCAAACTTAAAAGAAACTATTAAAGAATCACTTGATCGATTAACGCAAGGTAAAGCATCAGATGAATTAGAAAATATTCACCAAGTATATATTGTAAATGATGATAAAAAATTAATTGCATCAATATTATTAGAAGATTTAATCATTATTGATTTTAAAAAAACTTATGAAGAAGTTTTAAGTGAATATGATGAAAATAAATTTAAAGCATTTGATGTACAAGATAAAGATGATATTGATAATGTTGCAAAAATATTTGAAAAATATGATTTAAATGTTGTTGCAGTTACAGGATATCAAGGAATGCTAATGGGAAGAATTACATCTGATGATATATTAGATGTAATTGAAGATAATGCAACAGAGCAAATGTACCAATTAGCAGGTGTTGATCACGATTTTGAAAATGATGATAATCTTTTTTCAACTGCAAAAAAAAGAGCTATGTGGCTTTGTTTAAATCTATGTACTGCTATTTTAGCTTCCTTAGTAATTGGAATTTTTGATGAAACAATTCAATCATATGTTGCTCTTGCTATTTTAATGCCAATAGTTGCATCAATGGGTGGAAATGCAGGGACTCAAACACTAGCTGTTATGGTTAGACAATTAGCCTTAGGTGATATTGAACTTGATAATGCAAAAGATGCAGTTAAAAAAGAAGTAATTGTTTCTTTATTTAATGGATTATTATTTGCAATTTTAATGGGAATAATTGCATGGATTTGGTTCGATGAAAAACTCTTAGGTTTAGTAATTGGGATATCAATGATTTTAAACTTATTCTCAGCAGGATTCTTTGGAGCATCAATTCCATTAGTACTTAAAAAGTTTGATATAGACCCAGCTGTAGGAAGTACTGTTTTACTTACAACAGTAACTGATATAGTTGGGTTTTTCTCATTTTTGATGTTAGCAAAAGTGATTTTATTATAG
- a CDS encoding YifB family Mg chelatase-like AAA ATPase: MKIINSASLDGIDALSISVESSFTKGLPSFTIVGLISTSIQESKDRVKSALLMNGYKFPPLKITINLSPSDIKKKGTHFDLAIALQIALYDVTKDVFKDFYVFGELSLNGEIKDTSTIFPIVLSLAKNKKIKKILVCEDSAKKISNIPDLEIYVVKNIDEALIFFSKDDKEHREKYRYKSSKLDYETIKINDEKFYYEKKYTEDFIDVIGQENAKFAALICAAGNHNLIFEGSPGCGKSMISKRIKYILPPMSLEEILEKAKLLALDYKEIDFVPIRAFRNPHHSSTKSSIFGGGSANAKIGEIALSNNGILFFDELPHFSKSILEAMREPLEDNKILISRVNSKTEYETKFIFIASMNPCPCGNLLSSIKNCRCNEAEIQRYKNRLSDPFLDRIDLYVVMNDTSNDSKNTVSSEELHTNVINAFKRQKQRGQSELNGKLKDEDIKKYCLLDNESKPLLEKAIISYELTFRSINKVLKVARTIADLNDNENITKNDLLKSLSFRRR, from the coding sequence TTGAAAATTATAAACTCAGCATCACTAGATGGCATAGATGCTTTAAGTATTAGTGTTGAATCTTCTTTTACAAAAGGTTTGCCTTCTTTTACTATTGTTGGATTGATCTCAACAAGTATTCAAGAGTCAAAAGATAGAGTGAAATCAGCATTATTAATGAATGGTTATAAGTTCCCTCCTTTAAAAATCACGATTAATTTATCACCTTCTGATATAAAAAAGAAAGGTACTCATTTTGATTTAGCTATTGCTTTACAAATTGCACTTTATGATGTAACAAAAGATGTTTTCAAAGATTTTTATGTTTTTGGAGAACTTAGTTTAAATGGTGAAATAAAAGATACAAGTACAATATTTCCAATTGTATTATCTCTTGCTAAAAATAAAAAAATAAAAAAGATATTAGTATGTGAAGATAGTGCTAAGAAAATCTCAAATATTCCAGATTTAGAAATATATGTTGTGAAAAATATAGATGAGGCATTAATATTTTTTAGTAAAGATGATAAAGAACACAGAGAAAAATACAGATATAAATCTTCAAAATTAGACTATGAAACAATAAAAATAAATGATGAAAAATTTTATTATGAAAAAAAATATACAGAAGATTTTATAGATGTAATAGGGCAAGAAAATGCAAAGTTTGCAGCTTTGATTTGTGCTGCTGGTAACCATAATCTTATTTTTGAAGGCTCACCTGGTTGTGGAAAAAGTATGATAAGTAAAAGAATAAAATATATACTTCCTCCAATGTCACTTGAAGAGATTTTGGAAAAAGCAAAACTTCTAGCTTTGGATTATAAAGAAATAGATTTTGTACCAATTCGTGCATTTAGAAATCCTCATCATAGTTCAACAAAATCATCAATTTTTGGTGGTGGAAGTGCAAATGCAAAAATAGGTGAAATAGCACTTAGTAATAATGGTATTTTATTCTTTGATGAGTTACCACATTTCTCAAAATCAATACTTGAAGCTATGCGAGAGCCATTAGAAGATAATAAAATATTAATATCAAGAGTAAATAGTAAAACAGAATATGAAACAAAATTTATATTTATAGCTTCAATGAATCCTTGTCCTTGTGGTAACCTTTTATCAAGTATTAAAAATTGTAGATGTAATGAAGCAGAAATCCAAAGGTATAAAAATCGCCTTTCTGATCCTTTTCTTGATAGAATTGATTTATATGTGGTTATGAATGATACTTCAAATGATTCTAAAAATACAGTTAGCTCAGAAGAATTACATACAAATGTGATTAATGCTTTTAAAAGACAAAAACAAAGAGGGCAAAGTGAATTAAATGGTAAGTTAAAAGATGAAGATATTAAAAAATATTGTCTTTTGGATAATGAATCAAAACCATTACTTGAAAAAGCGATTATCTCTTATGAGCTTACGTTTAGAAGTATAAATAAAGTGCTAAAAGTTGCAAGAACAATTGCCGATTTAAATGATAATGAAAATATAACAAAGAATGATTTATTAAAGAGTTTAAGTTTTAGGAGAAGATAA
- the folE gene encoding GTP cyclohydrolase I FolE, whose translation MDKNVEFENSIKKILEHLGEDPNREGLLDTPSRVRKSLEFLCSGYKEDPKEILQKALFTSTNDEMVVIKDIEFYSQCEHHMLPIIGKVHVAYIPNGKVVGLSKIPRVIDVFARRLQIQEQLTEQICDALNEHLQPKGVAVMIDARHMCMEMRGVQKIRSTTVTSALRGLFKSNKKTKDEFLSIVSSSLRK comes from the coding sequence ATGGATAAAAATGTAGAGTTCGAAAATTCTATTAAAAAAATACTAGAGCATTTAGGTGAAGATCCAAATAGAGAAGGTTTATTAGATACTCCAAGTAGGGTGAGGAAATCACTTGAGTTTTTATGTAGTGGTTATAAAGAAGACCCAAAAGAAATTCTTCAAAAAGCACTTTTCACTTCTACAAATGATGAAATGGTTGTAATAAAAGATATAGAATTTTATTCTCAATGTGAACATCATATGCTTCCAATTATTGGAAAAGTACATGTTGCATATATTCCAAATGGAAAAGTTGTTGGACTTTCTAAAATTCCACGAGTTATTGATGTATTTGCACGTCGTCTTCAAATACAAGAGCAATTAACTGAGCAAATTTGTGATGCTTTAAATGAACATTTACAACCAAAAGGTGTTGCTGTTATGATTGATGCAAGACATATGTGCATGGAAATGAGAGGTGTTCAAAAGATTCGTTCTACTACTGTTACTTCAGCATTAAGAGGATTATTTAAATCTAATAAGAAAACAAAAGATGAATTTTTATCTATTGTTTCTTCTTCTTTAAGAAAATAA
- a CDS encoding peptidoglycan DD-metalloendopeptidase family protein — MKKIILSIIIFLSFLHSAEVKELSWPKGESFLTFLEKYSIPQKLYFDLEKEDKELCSEIVANRRFYLYTEDDGTFNQVLIPVSEDIQIHIYQQSNGKYKFQTLPINYKEYTESIAIPITKSVSYDIKKATGDVTLAIQLQSLFKGSVDFRKMRKGDFIALKYTKKSLLGRRLGLPEIDAAMVEVRGKKYYRIKNKKDDKYYNEKAKGFTKTYFFRIPLTYKRISSKFTRKRWHPVLKRYRAHLGTDFAAPRGRKIYAAANGTVEFKGRKGGYGNTIIINHHNGYKTLYAHQNGFKKGLRRGQKVKKGQHIGYVGTTGLSSGPHLHLGLYKNGNAIDPMKVIKRPKTNGLKGQRKVTFIANAKKIINQFEDEITNGNKTKVIKLDRIAYKSDLKKI, encoded by the coding sequence GTGAAAAAAATCATCCTAAGTATTATTATTTTCTTAAGCTTTTTGCATTCTGCAGAAGTAAAAGAACTATCGTGGCCCAAAGGCGAAAGCTTTCTTACATTTTTAGAGAAATATTCTATTCCTCAAAAACTATATTTTGACCTTGAGAAAGAAGATAAAGAGTTATGTTCAGAGATTGTTGCAAATAGAAGATTTTATCTTTATACCGAAGATGATGGAACTTTTAATCAAGTATTAATTCCAGTATCAGAAGATATACAAATTCATATTTATCAACAAAGTAATGGAAAATACAAATTCCAAACTCTACCTATTAATTACAAAGAATATACAGAATCAATAGCCATTCCAATAACTAAATCTGTATCATATGATATAAAAAAAGCAACAGGAGATGTAACCTTAGCAATACAATTACAATCTTTATTTAAAGGCTCAGTCGATTTTAGAAAGATGAGAAAAGGTGATTTTATTGCCTTGAAATATACTAAAAAAAGTCTTCTAGGTAGACGTCTTGGATTACCTGAAATAGATGCAGCAATGGTTGAAGTTAGAGGGAAGAAGTATTATAGAATCAAAAATAAAAAAGATGACAAATATTATAATGAAAAAGCAAAAGGTTTCACAAAAACATATTTTTTTAGAATTCCTTTAACTTATAAAAGAATTTCAAGTAAATTTACAAGAAAAAGATGGCATCCTGTATTAAAAAGATATAGAGCTCATTTAGGTACTGATTTTGCAGCACCAAGAGGTAGAAAAATCTATGCAGCAGCAAATGGTACAGTTGAATTTAAAGGTCGTAAAGGTGGATATGGTAATACTATAATTATCAATCATCATAATGGATATAAGACATTATACGCACATCAAAATGGTTTCAAAAAAGGCTTAAGAAGAGGTCAAAAAGTAAAAAAAGGTCAACATATAGGATATGTTGGGACTACAGGTCTTAGTTCTGGACCTCATTTACACTTAGGACTTTATAAAAATGGAAATGCAATAGATCCTATGAAAGTAATAAAAAGACCTAAAACTAATGGACTAAAAGGACAAAGAAAAGTAACTTTTATTGCAAATGCAAAGAAAATAATTAATCAATTTGAAGATGAAATAACAAATGGAAATAAAACAAAAGTAATAAAATTAGATAGAATAGCATATAAAAGTGACCTAAAAAAAATATAA
- the era gene encoding GTPase Era, with protein MTKCGYVSVVGRPNAGKSSLLNWLVGEKIAMVSHKANATRKRSNIIVMHEDDQIVFVDTPGIHETEKLINKFMLDEALKAMGDCDLILFLAPVTDQLKYYEDFLVKNKKNIKHILLLTKIDNVSNAEVLSKMEEYGKYSDRYESIIPVSIKKATTHADILDSVVKHLPEHPYLFDPEIMTTEHMRDIFKEFIRESIFENISDEIPYETDVLINKVEEKPKVDVIKATIIVQKGTQKGMIIGKNAEAIKRIGKDARLKIEKLTGRKCFLELFVSIKKGWTKDRQGLKDLGYDITL; from the coding sequence ATGACTAAATGTGGTTATGTATCAGTAGTAGGACGACCAAATGCTGGGAAAAGTTCACTATTAAACTGGCTTGTTGGTGAAAAAATTGCGATGGTTTCACACAAGGCTAATGCTACTAGAAAAAGATCAAATATAATTGTAATGCATGAAGATGATCAAATTGTATTTGTAGATACACCAGGAATTCATGAAACTGAAAAACTTATAAATAAATTTATGTTAGATGAAGCATTAAAAGCAATGGGTGATTGTGATTTAATTTTATTTTTGGCACCTGTTACTGACCAATTAAAATATTATGAAGATTTCTTAGTTAAAAATAAGAAAAATATAAAACATATTTTATTACTTACAAAAATTGATAATGTTTCAAATGCAGAAGTTTTATCAAAAATGGAAGAGTATGGAAAATATTCAGATAGATATGAATCAATTATTCCTGTATCTATTAAAAAAGCTACAACGCATGCTGATATCTTAGATTCTGTTGTAAAACATTTACCAGAACATCCATATTTATTTGATCCTGAAATTATGACTACTGAACATATGAGAGATATTTTTAAAGAGTTTATTAGAGAATCAATTTTTGAGAATATTTCAGATGAAATTCCTTATGAAACTGATGTTTTAATTAATAAAGTTGAAGAAAAACCAAAAGTTGATGTAATCAAAGCCACTATTATTGTTCAAAAAGGAACACAAAAAGGTATGATTATTGGTAAAAATGCAGAAGCAATTAAACGAATTGGTAAAGATGCAAGATTAAAAATTGAAAAACTAACTGGTAGAAAATGTTTCTTAGAGCTTTTTGTATCAATTAAAAAAGGTTGGACAAAAGATAGACAAGGTCTTAAAGATCTTGGTTATGACATAACATTATAA
- a CDS encoding HPP family protein, which produces MNKFLKQFKKINSEPLKKANIFWTWIGSFLGILAVGYFHLDMLQGTDLSLIIGSFGASAVLIYGAVNSPLSQPRNLVGGHLVSAFIGVSVYKILPDHMILSSALAVSLSIIVMELTLTLHPPGGATALIAIIGGEGIHDLGYMYILAPVLTGCVILLIIAIIVNNIPKHRHYPESLIKFNKKWFSDE; this is translated from the coding sequence ATGAACAAATTTTTAAAACAATTTAAAAAGATTAATTCAGAACCATTAAAAAAAGCAAATATATTTTGGACTTGGATAGGCTCTTTTTTAGGTATATTAGCTGTTGGATATTTTCATTTGGATATGTTACAAGGAACTGATTTGTCATTGATTATTGGTTCTTTTGGGGCAAGTGCTGTACTTATTTATGGTGCGGTAAACTCACCTCTATCACAACCGCGAAATTTAGTTGGAGGACATTTAGTATCTGCATTTATTGGAGTAAGCGTATATAAAATTTTACCAGATCATATGATTTTATCTTCTGCATTAGCGGTGTCTTTATCTATAATTGTAATGGAATTAACTCTAACACTTCATCCACCAGGTGGAGCAACAGCACTCATTGCTATAATTGGTGGAGAAGGGATACACGATTTGGGATATATGTATATTTTAGCTCCTGTATTAACAGGCTGTGTTATTTTATTGATTATTGCAATTATTGTAAATAATATACCTAAACATAGACACTACCCAGAATCCTTGATAAAGTTTAATAAGAAGTGGTTTTCTGATGAGTAA